The following are encoded together in the Bradymonas sediminis genome:
- a CDS encoding ArnT family glycosyltransferase, with amino-acid sequence MYQKSLALVFLWVLYGSVGFLSYGYDDEFFNMNLVEAADGALQLAALVNRVDVHPPGSYLLNWLVLKLTGDWSFVRLVGAIMTASSLWLVWKEIARSRPAFFAFVAIGLNPTLLLWGTGLRWYAYAVTIINLMIYLLLRPCERQRIFWGFFFFLSVALVYIGYIGLIIVPVLFLIALTARRQKWRDEWVTIAWTGAAAAALVLPQIIVFFRVHLQNSSAQFGGYLRSIFGLGFHLFAGQGSYPLTIAGGALIFGNAILLVVSMADIRATLKAPSAQLLLVGSVSLLLTRLTTKYRNLVTLSSAQGAWQSGAYSRIQTRWLRVTTFVLISLGNLWGVVNVASHQNTSKGTWNMPYDEILATIRQRAEHCNAATLITSDPGIAYYGEALVPTLIYLHRDAHWKSNAEAAEGCIIAIRTFRGSMSRQKAQAYSDFLLSQKARTTEVIDIGFDKNASFKRRFERDIPEYYAYIHVIEPR; translated from the coding sequence ATGTATCAAAAGTCATTGGCGCTGGTTTTTCTGTGGGTCCTATACGGCTCTGTTGGCTTTCTGAGCTATGGGTATGACGACGAGTTCTTTAATATGAACTTGGTCGAGGCGGCTGACGGAGCCCTGCAATTAGCCGCGCTGGTTAATCGGGTCGATGTCCATCCGCCGGGCTCCTACCTGCTAAATTGGCTCGTTCTTAAACTCACGGGTGATTGGTCATTTGTACGGCTTGTTGGCGCGATAATGACCGCCTCGTCGCTGTGGCTTGTCTGGAAGGAAATCGCGCGGTCGAGGCCGGCTTTTTTTGCCTTTGTCGCGATCGGGCTGAACCCAACGCTTCTTTTATGGGGGACGGGGCTGCGTTGGTACGCCTATGCGGTGACGATCATCAACCTGATGATCTATCTGCTATTAAGACCCTGTGAGCGTCAGCGAATATTCTGGGGATTTTTCTTTTTTCTGTCCGTAGCGCTCGTCTATATCGGCTATATTGGACTGATCATTGTCCCCGTTTTATTTCTGATTGCGCTGACTGCTCGTAGGCAAAAATGGCGGGATGAATGGGTGACGATTGCATGGACGGGGGCCGCGGCTGCGGCGCTTGTTTTGCCGCAAATCATCGTGTTCTTCCGAGTGCATCTTCAAAATAGCAGCGCGCAATTTGGCGGGTATCTCAGGTCGATATTTGGCCTTGGGTTTCATCTTTTTGCGGGACAGGGATCCTATCCGCTGACCATTGCGGGCGGCGCGCTGATCTTCGGCAACGCGATCCTCCTGGTCGTGTCGATGGCGGATATTCGAGCAACACTAAAGGCACCAAGCGCCCAACTCTTGCTGGTTGGTTCTGTCAGTTTATTGCTCACGCGTTTAACCACAAAATACCGAAATCTCGTAACCCTGTCTTCGGCGCAGGGCGCCTGGCAAAGCGGCGCTTATAGCCGCATCCAAACGCGTTGGTTGCGAGTGACTACCTTTGTGCTCATTTCGCTGGGAAATCTCTGGGGAGTCGTGAATGTCGCGAGCCATCAGAATACGAGCAAGGGCACCTGGAATATGCCCTACGATGAAATCTTGGCGACCATTCGTCAGCGCGCCGAGCACTGCAACGCCGCGACCCTGATTACGTCGGATCCCGGCATCGCATATTATGGCGAGGCACTTGTCCCGACGCTTATTTACCTGCATCGCGACGCCCATTGGAAGTCCAATGCCGAAGCCGCAGAGGGCTGCATCATTGCCATTCGCACATTCCGTGGCTCAATGAGTCGTCAAAAAGCCCAGGCGTATTCGGATTTTCTGCTCAGCCAAAAAGCGCGCACCACCGAGGTCATTGATATTGGGTTTGATAAAAATGCATCGTTCAAGCGCCGCTTTGAGCGGGATATTCCGGAGTATTATGCTTATATTCATGTGATTGAGCCGAGGTGA
- a CDS encoding peptidylprolyl isomerase, with protein sequence MSGIKDFNEVPADYVAGEGALHVILHTNLGALDILMFEEEAPKTVANFVGLATGKRAYTDPETGETSHEPYYDGLIFHRIIDGFMIQGGDPTGTGRGGPGYRFADEFHPDLRHTSAGTLSMANAGPNTNGSQFFITLGPTPHLDGRHAVFGKVVAGLDVLEKIGAVRTNAGDRPLEDVVIERAEVKRV encoded by the coding sequence ATGAGTGGAATCAAAGATTTTAATGAAGTTCCGGCCGACTACGTCGCAGGCGAAGGCGCTCTTCACGTGATCCTGCACACCAACCTGGGCGCGCTGGACATCCTGATGTTCGAAGAAGAAGCCCCCAAGACGGTCGCAAACTTCGTGGGCCTCGCCACCGGCAAGCGCGCCTACACCGACCCGGAGACCGGCGAGACCTCCCACGAGCCGTATTATGACGGGCTTATCTTCCACCGCATCATCGACGGCTTCATGATCCAGGGCGGCGACCCGACCGGCACCGGTCGCGGCGGCCCCGGCTACCGCTTCGCCGACGAGTTCCACCCCGACCTGCGCCACACCAGCGCGGGCACCCTGTCGATGGCCAACGCCGGCCCGAACACCAACGGCAGCCAATTCTTCATCACGCTCGGCCCGACGCCCCACCTCGACGGTCGCCACGCCGTCTTCGGAAAAGTCGTCGCTGGACTCGACGTGCTTGAGAAGATCGGCGCGGTCCGCACCAACGCCGGCGACCGTCCGCTTGAGGACGTGGTCATCGAGCGCGCCGAGGTCAAACGCGTCTAA
- a CDS encoding outer membrane beta-barrel protein: protein MKKFIFGQFSAALVAATLLAGLSASAEAADDAGDLAIAAKIGGNWSVLGQPDDARGEPTLLSGSAFSGFGFTGGVTALYELAEVKGARFELEAGLLYSYHSGEGFESLGERKRTVTLTSHIVHVPVLVHMKNAQRRGGFRLGVGLVPMLGLQSGATVVIENSDQAAEPLETTPAFHLGLTAALGYDFELNSKMSVPLEVRVAWDPAVGETTRERFPDFASTSDPGAYQVAYNWQLFFMTGVRYEL, encoded by the coding sequence ATGAAGAAGTTCATATTCGGACAATTCAGCGCCGCGCTCGTCGCGGCGACTCTACTCGCGGGGCTTTCGGCGTCGGCCGAAGCCGCCGATGATGCGGGCGACCTGGCCATCGCCGCCAAAATAGGCGGCAATTGGAGCGTGCTGGGACAACCCGACGACGCCCGCGGCGAGCCCACGCTGCTCAGCGGCAGCGCGTTCTCGGGCTTCGGATTCACCGGCGGCGTCACCGCCCTCTACGAACTCGCCGAGGTCAAAGGCGCGCGCTTCGAATTAGAGGCCGGCCTGCTCTATAGCTACCACAGCGGCGAGGGCTTCGAGAGCCTGGGCGAGCGCAAACGCACGGTGACCCTGACCTCACACATCGTCCATGTGCCGGTCCTGGTGCATATGAAGAACGCCCAGCGCCGCGGCGGCTTCCGCCTGGGCGTGGGCTTGGTGCCGATGCTGGGGCTGCAGAGCGGCGCGACGGTGGTCATCGAGAATTCGGACCAGGCGGCCGAGCCGCTGGAGACCACCCCTGCCTTCCACCTGGGCCTGACGGCGGCGCTCGGCTATGATTTCGAGCTCAACTCGAAGATGAGCGTCCCCCTGGAGGTCCGCGTCGCCTGGGACCCCGCGGTCGGCGAGACCACCCGCGAGCGCTTCCCCGATTTCGCCTCGACCAGCGACCCCGGCGCGTATCAGGTGGCCTATAATTGGCAGCTCTTTTTCATGACGGGTGTTCGCTACGAATTGTAA
- a CDS encoding ROK family protein, with translation MKGFAGFDIGGTNARVRLYGKDWRPIAEQRRLTRGAAPEAVVETMCEMLLSACKEAGIAPGTLASVGVGIAAQLDRSGQTVLNAPNLGWRNVPFGAMLREALQGDLGAPKTRMVNDLNAILWGEHSAGAVRDAKNVLAVYVGTGVGGAILTDGRLFFGAGGNAGEIGHSKVSPGGLLCGCGERGCVEAYAGGLHLEQRAVEIATYNCLEDVLREGDGPLADLEAADQLAASGEPHFDKSWQIATDYLAVVIANACTLLNPSVLLLGGGVLDNLADFRARLLGKIPALVLETARDDLEIRSPELGDDAGVLGAARLAAEFGR, from the coding sequence ATGAAAGGATTTGCCGGCTTTGATATCGGCGGGACCAACGCCCGCGTGCGATTATATGGAAAAGATTGGCGCCCGATCGCCGAGCAACGCCGGCTCACGCGCGGCGCGGCGCCCGAGGCGGTAGTCGAGACCATGTGTGAGATGCTGCTGAGCGCCTGCAAAGAGGCGGGCATCGCGCCTGGCACCCTGGCCAGCGTGGGCGTGGGCATCGCGGCCCAGCTCGACCGCAGCGGCCAAACCGTGCTCAACGCCCCGAACCTCGGCTGGCGAAATGTCCCCTTCGGCGCGATGCTGCGCGAAGCCCTGCAAGGTGACCTCGGCGCGCCGAAGACCCGCATGGTCAACGATCTCAACGCCATCTTGTGGGGCGAGCATAGCGCGGGCGCGGTGCGCGACGCCAAAAATGTGCTGGCGGTCTACGTGGGCACCGGCGTCGGCGGGGCCATCCTCACCGACGGCAGGCTCTTCTTCGGCGCGGGCGGAAACGCCGGCGAGATCGGCCACTCCAAGGTCAGCCCGGGCGGGCTACTCTGCGGCTGCGGCGAGCGCGGGTGCGTCGAAGCCTACGCCGGCGGGCTTCACCTGGAGCAACGCGCCGTTGAGATCGCAACATATAACTGCCTCGAAGACGTGCTGCGCGAGGGCGACGGCCCGCTGGCCGACCTGGAGGCCGCCGACCAGCTCGCGGCCTCCGGCGAGCCCCACTTCGACAAGTCCTGGCAAATCGCCACGGATTACCTCGCGGTGGTCATCGCCAACGCCTGCACCCTGCTCAACCCCTCGGTGCTCTTGCTTGGCGGCGGCGTGCTCGATAATCTCGCAGACTTCCGCGCGCGCCTGCTCGGCAAGATCCCGGCGCTGGTGCTAGAAACCGCGCGCGACGACCTCGAGATTCGCTCTCCAGAGCTCGGCGACGACGCCGGCGTCCTGGGCGCCGCGCGACTCGCCGCCGAGTTCGGGCGCTGA
- a CDS encoding RNA polymerase sigma factor, with protein sequence MLLAIAKKLLRKATKSGGDAGTPKERSDEQLMLDYAGGDVAAFEELVGRHERALYFYILRSCGRRELAEEILQEVFFKVIKASDRYEPSAKFTTWVYTIARNLCVDKARKRNRVDETSLDQPAGKDADAPALVERLADPRATASGVEYERQAFREKLMAALETLPEDQREVFVLREFSGLKFQEIAEAVGCKVPTAKSRMRYALEALRGHLADYLDHSFDQEEERNVALSD encoded by the coding sequence ATGCTCCTGGCGATCGCCAAAAAACTACTGCGCAAAGCCACGAAGAGCGGTGGGGACGCTGGCACGCCTAAAGAGCGCAGCGACGAGCAATTGATGCTGGACTACGCCGGGGGCGACGTCGCGGCGTTCGAAGAGTTAGTGGGCCGCCATGAGCGCGCCCTTTACTTTTATATTCTGCGCAGTTGCGGGCGCCGCGAGCTCGCCGAGGAGATCCTCCAGGAGGTCTTTTTCAAGGTCATCAAGGCCTCCGACCGCTACGAACCCTCGGCAAAATTCACCACCTGGGTCTATACGATCGCGCGCAATCTATGCGTCGATAAGGCCCGCAAGCGAAACCGCGTCGACGAGACCTCGCTGGATCAACCCGCCGGCAAAGACGCCGACGCCCCCGCCCTGGTCGAGCGCTTGGCCGACCCACGCGCGACCGCCTCGGGCGTCGAGTACGAGCGCCAGGCGTTTCGCGAAAAGCTAATGGCAGCCCTGGAAACCCTCCCCGAAGATCAGCGCGAGGTCTTCGTCCTGCGCGAGTTCTCGGGGCTTAAATTCCAGGAGATCGCCGAGGCGGTCGGCTGCAAAGTGCCCACCGCGAAAAGCCGGATGCGCTACGCGCTGGAGGCCCTCCGCGGGCACCTCGCCGATTATCTCGACCATAGTTTTGACCAAGAGGAGGAGCGAAATGTTGCCCTCTCGGACTGA
- a CDS encoding class I SAM-dependent methyltransferase, with protein MSEFDQKARDWDTPQKQQRAAEIAKAIRATVPLTQEMAAFEYGCGTGQLSFELREDVGAIVLADTSEGMLEVLREKIAAAGVDAMTALNLDLATQPLPDARFDLIYSAMTLHHIPDTEQILGQFSALLNPGGYLCIADLDQEDGSFHGHDAHHVHRGFARPELRKLAEAAGFTDIAFSDAFEVKREVGQTGQMRAFSVFLMVGKKA; from the coding sequence ATGTCTGAATTCGACCAGAAAGCCCGCGACTGGGACACCCCGCAGAAACAACAACGCGCCGCCGAGATCGCAAAGGCGATCCGCGCGACGGTGCCGCTGACCCAGGAGATGGCGGCGTTTGAATACGGCTGCGGGACCGGGCAGCTAAGCTTTGAGCTGCGCGAAGACGTCGGGGCGATCGTGCTGGCGGACACCTCGGAGGGGATGCTCGAGGTGCTGCGCGAGAAGATCGCCGCGGCCGGCGTCGACGCCATGACCGCGCTGAACCTCGACCTGGCCACCCAACCGCTGCCCGATGCGCGCTTTGACCTGATCTATAGCGCGATGACGCTGCACCATATCCCCGACACCGAGCAAATCCTCGGGCAATTCAGCGCGCTCTTAAACCCCGGCGGCTATCTGTGCATCGCCGACCTGGACCAGGAAGACGGGTCGTTTCACGGGCACGACGCCCACCATGTGCACCGTGGGTTCGCGCGCCCCGAGCTTCGCAAATTGGCCGAGGCGGCCGGGTTCACGGATATCGCGTTCTCCGACGCGTTTGAGGTCAAGCGCGAGGTCGGCCAAACCGGCCAAATGCGCGCGTTCTCGGTGTTTTTGATGGTGGGGAAAAAGGCATAA
- a CDS encoding N-formylglutamate amidohydrolase has protein sequence MRISTKAVLLGALAALSLTVGCTSDLTTGNQTWQDSGRSDARAEDVLGDAAVEDAAGEDALGEDGLGEDAAQDAAGEDVAPEPQVGPLTFKLRNRTARTFYTYPAPAGTPCHPSRGWLVLEVNGERIGLENDCAQCECGDSACEPCADSCASDAGDAAGLAAGAERKYVWDKRAWTPNTADACMERELAVGDEVVAKFCWGHERGGADSANITDHQCESKSIVVSEDAQTLEFGVDQGQLDWETGDIFKSDNDWLEVRVGDMPLVISAPHGGRIQPPSVSTRTCGSSPVTTADTNSGDLAIEFYRRLKSEYGVRPNLVVAHVKRAAVDLNRDIDLGACGNAAMEDVWRQYHAYIETALARTIDEFGYAIYIDLHGHGHTKQRLELGYGLSKASIKTVHETPSEAARLGRRSSLRNLMSMSTLDFRDELFGADAFGTRIHAAGIPAVPSRQDPVPLEGDKYFSGGFNTRRYTATEYSRVFGWQIETHKNARWGGSDGGEAGRKAFARAFADVITAYIAHIESNMED, from the coding sequence ATGCGTATATCGACAAAAGCTGTGCTCCTTGGCGCCCTGGCCGCTCTATCGCTGACGGTGGGCTGCACCTCAGACCTCACCACGGGGAATCAGACGTGGCAGGATAGCGGTCGCAGCGACGCCCGCGCCGAAGATGTGCTGGGCGACGCGGCTGTCGAGGATGCCGCAGGCGAAGACGCCCTCGGCGAGGATGGGCTGGGCGAAGACGCGGCACAGGATGCGGCGGGCGAAGATGTCGCCCCGGAGCCGCAGGTCGGCCCGCTGACTTTTAAGCTGCGAAACCGAACCGCGCGCACCTTTTATACCTACCCCGCCCCCGCCGGCACCCCGTGCCATCCCAGCCGAGGGTGGCTCGTCCTGGAGGTCAACGGGGAGCGTATCGGGTTGGAGAATGATTGCGCGCAATGCGAGTGCGGCGACTCCGCCTGCGAGCCTTGCGCGGATTCGTGCGCCTCGGACGCCGGGGACGCCGCCGGGCTGGCCGCCGGGGCGGAGCGCAAATATGTCTGGGATAAGCGCGCCTGGACGCCCAACACCGCCGACGCCTGCATGGAGCGCGAGCTGGCGGTGGGCGACGAGGTGGTCGCCAAATTTTGCTGGGGGCACGAGCGCGGCGGCGCGGACTCCGCCAATATCACCGACCATCAATGCGAGTCGAAGTCGATCGTCGTGAGCGAGGACGCGCAGACGCTCGAGTTCGGCGTCGACCAGGGCCAGCTCGACTGGGAGACCGGCGATATCTTCAAGAGCGATAATGATTGGCTGGAGGTGCGCGTGGGGGATATGCCGCTGGTCATCAGCGCCCCGCACGGCGGGCGCATTCAGCCGCCGTCGGTGAGCACCCGCACCTGCGGCAGCAGCCCGGTCACCACCGCCGACACCAATAGCGGCGACCTGGCCATCGAGTTTTATCGACGCTTAAAGAGCGAATACGGCGTGCGCCCGAACCTGGTGGTCGCCCACGTCAAGCGCGCCGCGGTGGACCTCAACCGCGACATCGACCTGGGGGCCTGCGGGAACGCGGCCATGGAGGATGTCTGGCGCCAATATCACGCGTATATCGAGACCGCGCTGGCGCGCACCATCGACGAGTTTGGCTACGCCATCTATATCGATCTGCACGGCCACGGGCACACCAAGCAGCGCCTCGAGCTGGGCTACGGGCTGTCGAAAGCGTCGATCAAGACGGTGCACGAAACCCCGTCCGAAGCCGCGCGCCTGGGGCGGCGCTCATCGCTGCGAAACCTGATGTCGATGTCGACGCTGGACTTTCGCGACGAACTCTTCGGCGCCGACGCCTTTGGCACGCGCATCCACGCCGCCGGCATCCCCGCGGTCCCCAGCCGCCAGGACCCGGTTCCCCTGGAGGGCGACAAATATTTTAGCGGCGGCTTCAACACGCGCCGCTACACCGCGACCGAGTATTCGCGGGTCTTTGGCTGGCAGATCGAGACCCATAAAAACGCCCGCTGGGGCGGCTCAGACGGCGGCGAGGCCGGCCGAAAAGCGTTCGCGCGGGCGTTCGCGGACGTGATTACGGCGTATATCGCGCATATTGAGTCGAATATGGAGGATTGA
- a CDS encoding MBL fold metallo-hydrolase: protein MTSENPPHPADIVPGIRTVLLKTDTLPPATHTHCYIVGDADFVVIDPGSKDAHEQERLRQVVEASVAAGRNFVAIVLTHQHRDHIGGVEALRAQFGVPVWAHRITSEQLPRIDVQRFLEDEEHIELGADSLRCLHTPGHASGHLCLHHPRSNSLLVGDLVASEGTIVINPPDGHMGDYLESLERARALKARTLLPAHGSPIEAPEPLLTYYLNHRQTREAEVLAVLTSLTGGPTANYESVTPADLVPEVYEELPVTVWPLAARSLLAHLIHLAELGHAHQEAGRFRV, encoded by the coding sequence ATGACGTCTGAAAACCCGCCGCACCCCGCCGACATCGTCCCGGGCATCCGCACCGTCTTGCTCAAAACCGACACGCTCCCCCCGGCCACTCACACCCATTGCTATATCGTGGGGGACGCCGATTTTGTGGTCATCGACCCCGGCAGCAAAGACGCGCATGAGCAGGAGCGCCTGCGCCAGGTGGTCGAGGCGTCGGTCGCCGCGGGGCGCAACTTCGTCGCCATCGTCTTGACCCATCAACACCGCGATCATATCGGCGGCGTCGAGGCGCTCCGCGCACAATTCGGCGTGCCCGTCTGGGCGCACCGCATCACCTCGGAGCAGCTCCCGCGCATCGATGTTCAGCGCTTCCTCGAAGACGAGGAGCACATCGAACTCGGCGCGGATTCGCTGCGATGCCTGCACACGCCGGGGCACGCGTCGGGCCATCTTTGCCTGCACCACCCGCGCAGCAACTCCCTGCTGGTGGGCGACCTGGTCGCCTCCGAGGGCACCATCGTCATCAACCCGCCCGACGGCCATATGGGCGATTATCTGGAGAGCCTTGAGCGCGCGCGCGCGCTCAAGGCCCGCACCCTTTTGCCCGCCCACGGCTCGCCAATCGAAGCGCCCGAGCCGCTGCTGACCTATTATCTCAATCACCGCCAGACCCGCGAAGCCGAGGTCCTCGCCGTGCTCACCAGCCTCACCGGCGGGCCGACCGCCAATTATGAGTCGGTCACCCCGGCGGACCTGGTCCCGGAGGTCTACGAAGAACTCCCGGTCACCGTGTGGCCCCTCGCCGCGCGCAGCCTGCTCGCCCACCTCATTCATCTGGCCGAATTGGGACACGCCCACCAAGAAGCGGGGCGGTTTCGCGTCTGA